From Methanocella paludicola SANAE, a single genomic window includes:
- a CDS encoding YkgJ family cysteine cluster protein: MASGVLTYDDFQCIKCGTCCKKQKVVLLTIYDIYRLSEKLKMKPGEFFRKYCTISHKFNSNGLRRFYLKADGGCPFLRDSQCSVQDMKPVVCARNPFYYMEASLAAYKVFGIIEDECRINEYPYDTMVKGDNDRLIDMDILVNATDEYIQKHGRFDEKTAAPYYEKSLEDLKDLDLRAEIYVTLLNQSVQREAMCRTDEYYQGAMNMYLSGFYNEFKKAVKGSNGVYSFEPSALGMIDNIMALVLFEKDFKDVKKALGKQNGADIHTKVTNFEDREYVIVSIEPNGGKKVMFYYHIEPGEKKGLIHEPGEIMIMFKSAKGGSFIFKGRDADGWLSSATT, translated from the coding sequence ATGGCCTCCGGCGTCCTTACCTATGATGATTTTCAATGTATAAAGTGCGGCACCTGCTGCAAAAAGCAAAAAGTCGTGCTGCTGACTATTTATGATATTTATCGCCTATCTGAAAAGCTCAAAATGAAGCCAGGCGAGTTTTTCAGAAAATACTGCACGATATCCCACAAGTTCAACAGCAACGGCCTGCGGCGCTTCTATCTAAAGGCGGACGGCGGATGCCCGTTCCTGAGGGATAGCCAGTGCTCGGTGCAGGACATGAAGCCGGTGGTCTGTGCCCGAAACCCGTTCTACTATATGGAAGCATCACTTGCGGCCTACAAGGTCTTCGGCATCATCGAGGACGAGTGCCGCATCAACGAATATCCTTACGATACCATGGTCAAAGGCGATAATGATAGACTGATCGACATGGACATACTCGTGAATGCCACGGATGAGTATATCCAGAAACACGGCCGGTTCGACGAGAAGACGGCCGCGCCGTATTATGAAAAGTCGCTGGAGGACTTAAAAGACCTGGACCTCCGTGCCGAAATATACGTGACATTACTCAACCAGTCCGTACAGCGGGAAGCGATGTGCCGCACCGACGAGTATTACCAGGGCGCCATGAACATGTACCTGAGCGGCTTCTATAACGAGTTCAAGAAAGCCGTGAAAGGCTCTAACGGCGTTTATTCATTCGAGCCTTCGGCGCTGGGCATGATCGATAATATCATGGCCCTGGTGCTCTTTGAAAAGGACTTTAAGGACGTAAAGAAGGCGCTCGGGAAGCAGAACGGCGCAGACATCCACACGAAGGTCACGAACTTTGAGGACAGGGAGTACGTCATCGTCTCCATAGAGCCGAACGGCGGCAAAAAGGTCATGTTCTACTACCACATCGAACCCGGCGAAAAGAAGGGACTTATCCATGAGCCGGGCGAGATAATGATCATGTTCAAGAGCGCGAAGGGCGGAAGCTTCATCTTTAAGGGCAGGGACGCTGACGGATGGTTATCATCAGCCACGACATAG
- a CDS encoding winged helix-turn-helix transcriptional regulator: MKKPMIFEGILIILLIFLVFIMYCMLTNDDPSKMNGWEINGIAPVSYIHPGVNKTLYAFMGYTGNSIYSIDDNGNINWKNTISDKWCVYNTFYRPSTMYLNYMGDYTMHGKKVVCCSENGILYLYIRENKTTYLNHDYLSNEYTPLKYNCSELGERIVAISSHGKILWNVSISEKYNPFDNVNIEAKNGRIYVFNDYNETILNNKGDILFKICNISDPASIDENGNIYVVMNKDPEILPVLNGSLYNYKEPSNIINAYDSNGILIWQTKISTLIYREESLHSLPLQTNLPLYQNNTLYLPVKDGVVALDRDGSIKWSKNFSEGYFRLFDLLPIDSQDNVYIRYYDFDPNLNDSYIMALASDGSIISETIINSDDYYQGRACANNGTLYSIKSMSAGDALNIEDLPIYCVTAYDMINGASLWEYYIHPDGQFITTINKSNIHEFMSPMPADFILNTMVDPHNRNYTYYPQSDGYSYILHNNNVTYFGYYITRFEWPALLDKTNCTYSGGIYAFDNNGNLLWKKPAAYFVTSMIGDDKILYYGSNNGMLYKEQIDQTIGGIAAAATIYILFRFFLIGIFSRAKDRLDNNENRNTILRYITTHPGLTLYELARNLDMNVGTARYHLFILSVNHRILSFIATGKYSRYFINSSQYSKEEQYIISLMRRDTARELSNLLLKKPGLSNIELSKELDMQKSTISACVNELLDRGIVIKSPSLHGKVTYLINQDYKDYIVSAIELIKSEPK; this comes from the coding sequence ATGAAGAAGCCGATGATATTCGAAGGTATCCTAATAATACTCTTGATATTCCTCGTTTTCATTATGTACTGTATGTTAACGAATGATGATCCAAGTAAGATGAACGGGTGGGAAATCAATGGTATAGCTCCTGTATCATACATACATCCAGGAGTTAATAAGACGTTATATGCGTTTATGGGATATACCGGAAATTCGATTTACTCTATAGATGATAATGGAAATATTAATTGGAAAAATACTATTTCAGATAAATGGTGTGTATATAATACGTTTTATCGCCCTTCTACGATGTACCTAAATTATATGGGCGATTACACCATGCATGGCAAGAAAGTTGTTTGTTGTTCAGAGAATGGAATATTATATCTTTATATCAGGGAAAATAAGACGACTTACTTGAATCATGATTATTTAAGTAACGAATATACACCGTTAAAATATAATTGTTCAGAATTAGGGGAAAGGATCGTAGCTATCTCTTCACATGGTAAAATTTTATGGAATGTATCTATTAGTGAAAAATACAATCCATTCGATAACGTCAATATTGAAGCAAAAAATGGCAGAATATATGTTTTCAACGATTATAATGAAACAATACTTAATAATAAAGGCGATATTTTATTTAAGATATGCAATATTTCAGATCCTGCATCTATTGATGAAAATGGGAATATATATGTCGTAATGAATAAGGATCCCGAAATATTGCCTGTTTTAAATGGAAGTTTGTATAATTATAAGGAGCCATCAAATATCATCAATGCATATGACAGTAATGGTATTTTGATCTGGCAAACAAAAATTTCAACGCTTATTTATAGAGAGGAATCTTTACATTCGTTGCCATTACAAACAAATTTGCCTTTGTACCAAAATAATACCTTATATTTACCGGTAAAAGACGGAGTTGTAGCTTTAGATCGTGATGGTAGCATAAAATGGTCAAAAAATTTTTCCGAAGGATATTTCCGTCTTTTTGACCTCCTGCCTATCGACTCTCAGGACAATGTTTATATTAGATATTATGATTTTGACCCAAATCTAAATGATTCTTATATTATGGCTTTGGCGTCTGATGGGTCTATTATTAGTGAGACTATTATTAACTCCGATGATTACTATCAAGGACGTGCATGTGCTAATAATGGTACCCTATATTCAATAAAATCCATGTCTGCCGGTGACGCTCTAAATATTGAAGACTTGCCTATTTATTGTGTCACAGCCTATGATATGATAAATGGTGCCTCTCTATGGGAGTACTATATTCATCCCGATGGTCAATTTATTACTACAATTAATAAAAGTAACATACACGAATTCATGAGCCCGATGCCAGCCGATTTTATATTAAATACTATGGTGGACCCACATAATCGAAATTATACTTATTATCCTCAGAGCGATGGCTATTCTTATATTTTACACAATAATAATGTAACGTACTTTGGGTATTACATAACGAGATTTGAATGGCCAGCCCTTCTGGATAAAACAAATTGCACTTATTCAGGGGGGATTTATGCTTTTGATAATAATGGTAATCTTTTATGGAAAAAGCCTGCCGCGTACTTCGTTACATCCATGATCGGAGATGACAAAATCTTATATTACGGTAGCAATAATGGAATGTTATATAAGGAACAGATAGATCAAACAATTGGTGGCATCGCCGCAGCCGCCACAATCTATATATTATTCCGTTTTTTCCTTATAGGAATTTTTTCCAGAGCTAAGGATCGTCTTGATAATAACGAGAACAGGAATACAATATTGAGATACATTACAACTCATCCGGGTTTGACGTTATATGAATTAGCACGTAATCTCGATATGAACGTAGGTACAGCGAGATACCATTTGTTTATATTAAGCGTTAATCACCGTATTCTTTCATTTATAGCTACCGGAAAATATTCACGGTATTTCATTAATTCCAGCCAATATAGCAAAGAAGAACAATATATAATATCTTTAATGAGGCGTGATACTGCCAGAGAATTATCAAACTTACTCCTTAAAAAACCCGGGCTATCCAATATCGAATTATCAAAAGAACTTGATATGCAAAAAAGCACAATAAGTGCGTGTGTGAATGAACTTTTAGATCGAGGTATTGTAATAAAAAGTCCTTCACTACATGGAAAGGTGACTTATTTAATAAACCAAGACTATAAGGATTATATCGTTTCTGCCATTGAGCTCATAAAAAGTGAGCCAAAATAA
- a CDS encoding IS256 family transposase yields MRNTRPYSDTKYALKYIRADSDAMKNLIRDLLNSILEEEACEQAGAMHYERAEGRRARRNGYKSRGLVTRYGKVELEKPQLREVPFETCLFDRYSRAEKAVVNVISESYLQGVSTRKMRKVLQTLGVEVSKSSVSRISEELDDDVRHFLARPLGGTPYLFVDATYIKVRDNGMYVSKPVFIAMGVNQDGYKEILDSRIMDREDEDWWTVFFDDLKKRGLTGIKMVISDGHKGIKKAVEQCFLGASWQLCHVHFRRSVIKTVPAKQRGEINQLLKDHMESPNLLANLAEDLEARGFDKASSLIDKNLPCLYNYLAFPPHQWIKLRTTNTLENVNSLIKRRTRPIGAFPSNQSALRVIVNILMDVNEEYAVDKKHIDLERND; encoded by the coding sequence ATGAGGAATACAAGGCCATACAGTGATACGAAGTACGCGTTGAAATATATTAGGGCAGACTCGGATGCTATGAAGAATCTTATCAGGGATCTTCTTAATAGTATTCTTGAGGAAGAGGCGTGTGAGCAGGCCGGGGCTATGCATTATGAGCGGGCGGAGGGAAGGAGGGCTCGTCGTAATGGGTATAAGTCTCGTGGATTGGTGACTCGTTATGGTAAGGTGGAGTTGGAGAAGCCTCAGCTTCGTGAGGTGCCTTTTGAGACCTGTCTGTTCGACCGGTACAGCAGGGCTGAAAAGGCGGTGGTGAATGTCATTAGCGAATCCTATCTTCAGGGCGTCAGCACGCGGAAAATGAGGAAGGTATTACAGACTCTTGGTGTTGAGGTGAGTAAAAGCAGTGTAAGCAGAATAAGTGAGGAATTGGATGATGATGTGAGACATTTCCTCGCGAGGCCTCTTGGAGGTACTCCGTACTTGTTCGTTGATGCCACCTACATCAAGGTGAGAGATAATGGGATGTACGTCTCGAAGCCCGTGTTCATCGCCATGGGCGTCAATCAGGATGGGTACAAGGAGATACTTGACTCGAGGATCATGGACCGGGAGGATGAGGACTGGTGGACCGTGTTCTTTGATGATCTCAAGAAACGGGGGCTCACAGGCATAAAAATGGTTATCAGCGACGGGCATAAGGGGATTAAAAAGGCTGTTGAGCAGTGTTTTCTGGGTGCCAGCTGGCAGTTGTGTCACGTACACTTCAGAAGAAGCGTGATAAAGACCGTACCAGCGAAACAGAGAGGCGAGATCAACCAATTACTGAAAGATCACATGGAATCTCCTAACCTTTTGGCCAACCTGGCCGAAGATCTCGAAGCCCGTGGTTTTGACAAGGCCAGCAGCCTGATCGATAAAAACCTGCCTTGCCTCTATAACTACCTGGCATTTCCCCCACACCAATGGATAAAACTACGAACGACCAACACCCTGGAGAACGTGAACAGTCTCATAAAACGAAGAACCAGGCCCATCGGAGCATTTCCAAGCAACCAATCCGCGTTACGAGTCATCGTAAACATCCTGATGGACGTGAACGAGGAATATGCAGTAGACAAAAAACATATAGACCTGGAACGCAATGACTAG
- a CDS encoding VOC family protein — protein sequence MYATTTQEKVKTGGLCHIAIDVSDLNRSLKFYTDMFDMNIVERTDRYVHVRTAGARDSIFLFKADGPVSPGDCGLTHMHFGFRIDDKNFEKALEYIKRNNIRVHHNPARGAGHFIYIEDPDGYVIQLEPGDCD from the coding sequence ATGTATGCGACCACGACGCAGGAAAAAGTAAAGACCGGCGGGCTCTGCCATATAGCCATCGACGTATCCGACCTGAACAGGTCCCTCAAATTCTACACCGATATGTTCGACATGAACATCGTAGAGCGCACCGACCGTTACGTACACGTCCGGACTGCGGGCGCCCGGGACAGCATATTCCTCTTCAAGGCCGACGGGCCGGTAAGCCCGGGAGATTGCGGGCTGACGCACATGCACTTCGGCTTCCGCATCGACGATAAGAACTTCGAGAAAGCCCTTGAATATATAAAAAGGAACAACATCAGGGTCCACCATAATCCGGCCAGAGGCGCCGGCCATTTCATATACATAGAGGACCCCGACGGATACGTGATACAGCTGGAGCCCGGCGACTGCGATTAG
- a CDS encoding HAD family hydrolase, whose translation MKRVVLILSLKPMERIKGLIFDLDGTIIDNDDDYMELMLHRVGRDLGYDFNLCHARELWYAIDSESRDNVIKRWGCDPDKFWTVFNRYENIDEKLRSTYLHEDAAILKGLDVPKGIVTHTSYDHTDMLLKMVGMRQYFNPIIACTEDTGYKPSPLPIIYCVVDMKLKPEEVAYVGDTLSDIMAAQNAGVRSIYINRFKRPIRTTPDYEIDSLEKLLDIVSN comes from the coding sequence TTGAAGCGGGTCGTGCTTATTCTATCGTTAAAGCCTATGGAACGCATCAAAGGGCTCATTTTCGACCTGGACGGCACGATCATTGACAACGACGACGATTACATGGAGCTTATGCTCCATCGCGTCGGCCGTGACCTGGGCTATGATTTTAATTTATGCCATGCTAGAGAGCTCTGGTACGCCATTGACTCGGAGTCCCGGGATAACGTGATCAAGCGCTGGGGCTGCGATCCCGATAAGTTCTGGACCGTCTTTAACAGGTATGAGAACATCGACGAGAAGCTGCGTAGCACGTACCTCCACGAGGATGCGGCCATACTCAAGGGGCTGGACGTGCCGAAGGGCATCGTAACCCACACGTCGTACGACCATACCGACATGCTCCTGAAAATGGTCGGCATGCGGCAGTACTTTAATCCCATAATCGCCTGTACCGAGGACACGGGATACAAGCCTTCTCCGCTGCCCATAATCTATTGTGTCGTCGACATGAAGCTCAAGCCCGAAGAAGTCGCCTACGTGGGCGATACGCTCTCCGACATCATGGCCGCGCAGAACGCCGGCGTCCGGAGCATTTATATCAACCGCTTCAAGCGTCCCATTCGGACCACGCCCGACTACGAGATCGATAGCCTGGAAAAGCTTCTCGATATCGTGAGCAATTAA
- a CDS encoding CPBP family intramembrane glutamic endopeptidase, translated as MSGYRKGTRKEKVPRIREFEVGGFKVPPALLISSLLAALYVLFLLGGQLEKGQDAIILSAFSVLSFAVFAYLSRSGSVVGLRNFIHLIDAFLALSLLTFIVDAASYFGVLPAMSGLMQPLTMSFIFAVLSALLIWLVLYFEKGDLDDDFIRDSSRSSMLYGAAAFVLCIVLGLGVLYFAFGGSAMSFNSLGYLAWMTIIFSLLLGISEEAWFRGLILSRMEPLAGEKRANILQALIFGVFEAFAVYAISPQLIYLPVIFVAGSLLGYYFGRLTLKEESIVPAALYHAGFYVLIGLPLFAGIAKYL; from the coding sequence ATGAGCGGCTACAGGAAGGGCACGCGTAAAGAGAAGGTGCCGAGGATACGGGAGTTCGAGGTCGGCGGTTTTAAAGTGCCTCCTGCTTTGCTTATCTCGTCTCTGCTTGCGGCTTTGTACGTGCTGTTCCTGCTGGGCGGCCAGCTAGAAAAGGGCCAGGACGCCATTATCCTTTCTGCCTTTTCGGTGCTCTCGTTTGCCGTTTTTGCCTACCTCTCCCGCTCGGGTAGCGTTGTGGGCCTGCGGAACTTTATCCATCTGATCGACGCTTTCCTGGCGTTGTCGTTGCTTACGTTTATCGTGGATGCGGCGTCTTATTTCGGCGTCCTTCCCGCCATGAGCGGCCTCATGCAGCCGTTAACGATGAGCTTTATATTTGCCGTTTTAAGCGCGCTGCTGATATGGCTGGTACTGTACTTTGAAAAGGGCGACCTTGATGACGACTTTATCCGGGATAGCAGCCGCTCAAGCATGCTCTACGGTGCCGCCGCCTTTGTTCTTTGTATCGTGCTGGGCCTCGGCGTCCTGTACTTCGCCTTCGGCGGTTCAGCCATGAGCTTTAACAGTCTCGGGTATCTGGCCTGGATGACGATCATTTTTAGCCTTCTCCTCGGCATTAGCGAGGAGGCGTGGTTCCGAGGCCTTATATTATCGAGGATGGAGCCGCTGGCGGGCGAGAAGCGGGCCAACATCCTGCAGGCGCTTATCTTTGGCGTGTTCGAGGCTTTCGCGGTCTATGCCATCAGCCCGCAGCTCATCTATTTGCCCGTCATATTCGTCGCGGGTTCCCTCCTGGGCTATTATTTCGGGCGGCTGACGCTTAAAGAAGAAAGTATCGTCCCGGCGGCGCTTTATCATGCCGGATTCTACGTGCTCATCGGGCTGCCGCTGTTCGCCGGCATCGCTAAATATCTATAA